The DNA region CCTGTGTCTAATCTTCCTTCTTTTTTTACCCTCCTGAAGGGACCTAAAGGTGTCCTCTACTTGGGTTTTAATTAGTGACTTAAGCTCTGTTGTGAACCCGGGGAGCCCTTCACAGACTGTCTGTTCTATACATGAACTACACAGTCTCTTTTCCCATGTGGTGGGCAGATCTTCTTTACAAAGCGCACAGATCCTGTGTTTGGATTTTCCTGAACTTTTCCTCCCCTAAAGAAGAGATAAACAGAAAAAATAGGGCTCTATTAGCagcgaactttcacgaagatcacttatcaCCTGGTGGACCAATCAGTACCGGTTGGGGATGATCCGTATCTGCTATAGGATTCTCACTTCCTCCGGACACTGCGCTGGAGCCTTTGCTGTACTGAGATCCTGAGCGTCTTTTCCCAGCAGTATCATGTTGCTGGTGATGAGAAACTTGTTTCCCTTTTGCCTGTGGTCgccgtttttgctgctgctgcggtgGTGACCTGGCTTGTGGGGATCTTGATTCTGGCAAGTCTGGGTCCCTCATTGCTGCTTGGGAACACCGACCGAGCTCCATTTAGAAGCATCCAGCCAGAGTACTGTCCCCTTAAATAGTTTATGACTGGGTTATCCAGCCCTGACCCCTGCCAACGCGCCATTATGCCCCGCGCGTGCATACTGACCGGTTACCCAGTCATGCATTGCGCCTGAACGCGTCATTGGGCCAGCGCATGCGTACTAACCTACTCCCAGATGTGCTTTGCGGCGGAAAAGGATCACGCCTCTGCGTGCGTGCTTCCTGGTTCCGGGCCGGGAGCCCTAGAGGCAGGAGACTCCATTCCGGGGAAGCAGTTACCTGCGGCTGATTCCCCCCCACCTGGAGGGACCCCTCGCGGTGTTGTGCTGCCGGAGACGCTATGGAGGATTCTTTGGGAGCGGCGGTCTCGCTCCTGCCGCTACTCCCCAAGCACCCTAGAGACCCACTgaacccagcggtggcgcttcgggtaaccacgccagccgaggcagggaacccccgtcCCCTGGATCGGTCTGACTGGCCCCGATATCCCACGAAGATTTCAAGGTTTTGCTGCAGGTTCcctatcaaggacaggaaaccaaactgatgcgggagagaggtaccgtctTTTTATCTGTagttttcctgtccttgatgggcggatcccctctctccatggtgccgtcatgggggacagagaaatgttagttattaagtattttgtgtgacatatctatgtgatttaagggcatgaaaattcaaagttggaaaatagcgacattttcaaaatttttgccaaatttccgcttttttcacaaataaactcaagtcatatcaaagaaatgttaccactatcatgaagtacaatatgtcacaagaaaacaatgtcaaaatcaccaggatccatggaagcgttccagagttataacttcataaagggacagtggtcaaaattgtaaaaactggcctggtcattaacatgcaaaccacccttgggggtaaggctactttcacactagcatcgtgcactgcacgtcgctatgcgtcgttttgcagaaaaaaggcatccagcaaaagtgcttgcaggatgcgttttttctccatagacgtgtattaacgacgcagtgcgacgcattgccacaggtCGCAACCTGTGCGACGGttacgtcggaccgtcgccaccaaaaaccgttgcatgtaacgttttttggtgcgtcgtctgcagcatttccgaccgcgcatgcgtggccggaactccgcccccgcctccccgcacctcacaatggggcagcggatgcggtgtaaaactgcatccgctgcccccgttgtgcggcggtttCAACGCTAGAGTcgatgcgctgcaacgtcgcatagcgacgtgcagtgcacgacgctagtgtgaaagtagcctaaaggggtTAAGGAACACAGCAATCcaaatatgtttcttttttacTTTGAACTGGAAAGAACGTGGGCAAATTGAActcatgtatttatttttattataaaaAAGGTTAaactttttacattattttttagtCCTCTTAGGGGACATCAAGCTGCAATCGCTTGATCACCTTCTATATACAATAACACAGTATTGCAGCATGTAGTGAAAATCTCAGTCTGCTATGGCGCCCAGGCTGTGGCTAAGCTTCACAGAAGGATTGAGCTGGCAGTGATGGCGCCCAATCCATTGAAGAGATTCACACCTGCATTTACAGGTTTAACTGCTGGAATTGGAGCTCAGCGCTATCCCCTGGTATTAGAAACAGATGCTGGCTATATAATATAGCCTGTATCTGTCACATATGCAGCCCCTGAGACTCCTGCACATGAAGACTCCTTCCCAGGATGTGAATACAATATCCTTTTACAGGAAAAAGTGTTAATGATGCTGCTAAAATAGTGTGTAAAGTGGTAATTCCTCCCTGCTCTTTACTGGGACTGCAATATGCATTATAGTTGTGTTTTAAGTTTTTTCCATTACTGTTTTATTGATGACCGTTCCTTAGGATCGTCATCGATATAAGATTGGTGGTGGTCCTACACCCGCTACCCCTAACAATCAGCTGCTCCCAGATGTAAACAGTGTACGGAGTGAAACTCTGCAGCTCAGTCACAGTATTTTGTGACAAGTCCGGGGTACTGCAAATCAGTGCCACTATTTCAATAGGAGCCATAGCTGAAACTCATAACCGCTGATTGatggacatactggatgttgcacccccaccaatctgatattggtaATTTAGCAGTCAAAACCCCATTTCTGAGTTACTGAAATGTTGCAGCTGTAAACCAAAGTGTCAGTGAGTTTTGCAAACCATAGTAGTGTAATCTGATCTGTCACAATGACAGAAGTGTGCTTTAATATTGTTGTTTTGTCAAATTGGAGAAAACAATTCATCGTTCATCCATCCTATACTCCTAGAAATAAACAATACCTGTATCTAAAGAACTGCTACAAGAGAAGAAGCTTCCTAGAGGAGTTACAAGTTGAAATCtgtctgctcatgcccatggatatgACATCACTATTAGgctccatgtagttcagtcacaaaGAAAAAGCGAAACATTAGTAAAGTAACATGAAGGTGCATCCTACTCCATTCTATCCTTATGTTAGTGGCTCTTTCAGAATGACATTGCACTGgagttatataaaaaaaacaataaaaaaaaccaaggcaaaataTTGCAACACTTGAATGCATTGCTTCGAGTTCTACAGTGTATATTGCTAATATGTTTAAGCTGTAAACAAAAAATGCTTCTTATTCACATTGGATTTCCAATCCCAACCACCATTATTACCAGAGAAGCCAATCCCCACCAGACAAAATATAATACAGTAGTGCATTAGATACAGTGTTAAGTGGGTAAAGTGCAAATATGATAATGTCAGGAACAACCCACCCACTGTATTCCGTCCTTACGTGATCAAATAAAACTTCAGTAGTGTCTTTTGTTACAGCTGCAGAGTGGAGCATGAATCCAACGAATGAAGTGACATATTAATGAAACAAAAAAGTTGGTTCTTTATATCCAAAAAGTTTGAAGTCTCCTTCAAATCTTTCATAAAGACGTTTGATGTCCCTCTTGGCTACTTTGGAAAAATAATATTCCACTTTTGATTGGTTGTATTTTGTGATTCCTGGCGGTATAGCGGGGTAAGACACTAGTCTATCGATTCCTGCTTCCCTTAGGATGTAAGGTGCATCCTCCTCCAGAGTCTCATGGTGCCCGACGACATTATAATTTATTTCACAAGGGGCACAAAGTTCCACATAAGTTACCCAGTGGATTATATGGTCCCCAAACTGGAGATCTAGAAACTTGTGGTTTGGATCACCGAGGTATCGCACAAAGTCTTGAAATTGCAGTCCACCCCGGGATTCTGTGCGATACTTCCGGTACTTGCGGATAATGACTGGAGCAATGTTGTGCTTGTACCATGGCTCAAAACGGGGATTGTGTACAAACTTATCTTTATATGCAGATATGATTCTCTCAAAGGGATCTCTGACAATAAGAAACTTGAAGTATGAATTCAGCCTGAAAACAATGGAGATTAAAAATTATCAGAAATTATTACATACAAGCGCAGCAAGGTATAATATATACGTTGCACAGAAAATCCCATTACTATTAAAGGCCAGTATAAGTTTGGTTGGATGACCAATAACCACTGCTGAAATTGTCACTTAGTATATTGTTACACAGAGCTCAATCtccagggtgccaacccccgcagtatCCAAAATTGTTTAAACGTGGATTGTCTGAAACTGTTTATTCATAGATTTATTCCTACTATTTGCAGTGCACTTTTGCAATTTTTGGATAAATCAGCATGGTGTTTTTTTTGTACTAAAGAACCAAAAAATATGGTTTTAGGGGATTTTTTGTTAGATGGAAATCACTGCATATACCACGCATATGGAAAAGTATGAACACATGTCACCCAAGTACTGTGGAGGATATGTGCGCTcattatacagttaagtccatatatatttggacagacaacatttttctaattttggttatagacattacctcaatgaattttgaacaaaacaattcagatgcagttgaagttcagactttcagctttcatttgagggtatccacattaaaattggatgaagggtttaggagtttcagctctttaacatgtgccaccctgtttttaaagggaccaaagtaattggacaattgactccaaggctatttcatggacaggtgtgggcaatccctttgttatgtcattctcaattaagcggataaaaggcctggagttgatttgaggtgtggtgcttgcatttggaaggtttgctgtgaagtaaacatgcagtcaaaggagctctccatgcaggtgaaacaagccatccttaagctgggaaaacagaaaaaacccatccgagaaattgctacaaaattagtagtggcaaaatctacagtttggttacatcctgagaaagaaagcactggtgaactcatcaatgcaaaaagacccggGCGCCcatagaagacaacagtggtgcatgatcgcagaataatctccatggtgaagagaaaccccttcacaacagccaaccaagtgaccaacactctccaggatgtaggcgtatcaatatccaaatctaccataaagagaagactgcatgaaagtaaatacagagggttcactgcacggtgcaagccactcataagcatcaagaataaaaaggctagactggactttgctaaaaaacatctaaaaaagccagcacagttctggaagaacattctttgggcagatgaaaccaagatcaacctctaccagaatgatggaaagagaaaagtatggcgaaggcgtggtacagctcatgatccaaagcataccacatcatctgtaaaacacggcggaggcagtgtgatggcttgggcatgcatggctgccagtggcactgggtcactactgtttattgatgatgtgacacaggacagaagcagccgaatgaattctgaggtattcagagacatactgtgtgctcagatccagccaaatgcagccaaactgattggtcgtcgtttcatactacagatggacaatgacccaaaacaaagccaaagcaacccaggagtttattagagCAAAGAagcggaatattcttgaatggccaagtcagtcacctgatctcaacccaattgagcatgcttttcacttgttaaagactaaacttcagacagaaaggcccacaaagaaagagcaactgaaaaccaccgcagtgaaggcctggcagagcatcaaaaattaGGAaatacagcgtctggtgatgtccatgagttcaagacttcaggcagtcattgccaacaaagtgttttcaaccaagtactagaaatgaacattttatttaaaattatttaatctgtccaattacttttggtccctttaaaaacagggtggcacatgttaaggagctgaaactcctaaacccttcatccaattttaatgtggataccctcaaatgaaagctgaaagtctgaacttcaactgcatctgaattttttgtttaaaattcattgtggtagtgtctataaccaaaattagaaaaatgttgtctctgtccaaatgtatatggacttaactgtatataaatTCTAGATGAAAGTAGATACATTTTATTTTGTGACCAATATTTTTACAGCCATTGCCAATCAGTGAAAGATTTGCCATGTTGCTATACCTCTTTTGTCCCCCATTTGAAAAGCATGCAGAAGGTGAAAAATTTCTCCCAGCTGGAAACTTAAAATGACACATTTTCAGCCTGCCAAACCACTGGTGCTGGACTATCAAACAGCATACAGGCATGACAGGGAGACAGACATTCAGGACAAGGAATTGAAGAGCAGCAGGAGCAAAGATTGCTGGGAAGTGAGGGAATAATCGTATGGATTGCATATACAGTAATAAAGCATGAGAAGCGGGACAGATCCTGAACATATTAGGCCAGTATGTTCACCAAAAGCAACTGCAACCTACAGCAGTAGTTTAGGGCAGCCAGACCATGCTTTTCTAGGCAACTACTTAAATAGAAAAACAGTAAATGCCTTCTGATAATTTTCTGACAAACAAAAGCTGTTAGGAAAGATAAATTAGTTTAGAGGGAATCccatcagcaggtttttgttacctcatctgagagcagagaATTAGCAATATGAACCCTATCACCATGGAAAACACTGTTCCAAATAGA from Ranitomeya variabilis isolate aRanVar5 chromosome 3, aRanVar5.hap1, whole genome shotgun sequence includes:
- the CHST10 gene encoding carbohydrate sulfotransferase 10; the protein is MHHRWLLLIACFWVLFMLMVASKFITRTMRSPERYGIRQGSLTIVPDLEKMTVTEARKFQVESQPTVDTLKNLTLVDLIHKERLELLRSVCRNESLRNLSHSFVSKFVLDRIFVSDKHRILFCQTPKVGNTQWKKVLIVLNEVFSSIEDIPENVVHDHEKNGLPRLSSYSRSDVQERLNSYFKFLIVRDPFERIISAYKDKFVHNPRFEPWYKHNIAPVIIRKYRKYRTESRGGLQFQDFVRYLGDPNHKFLDLQFGDHIIHWVTYVELCAPCEINYNVVGHHETLEEDAPYILREAGIDRLVSYPAIPPGITKYNQSKVEYYFSKVAKRDIKRLYERFEGDFKLFGYKEPTFLFH